A window of the Streptomyces sp. NBC_01351 genome harbors these coding sequences:
- a CDS encoding AMP-binding protein — MGLTFGTVERRVLELTAPAGVTARFRAAGWWRSETFLDDLYRTAAAAPERPAIVSERALRPAGRRRVTLTYAQLALYVDRFAGALTSLGVAPGDPVAYQLPNWWETAALTLACLRAGAVAVPVLPTVRAHGLHRILDGTRARVCVVPDAWEGFAHAEALAELAPRLPWLRHRVVLGGGGSVGAGAVGAAGVAGAAAGAIDFEEYFARTAHERTAAGRRSRPLPGQADRPALLISVMGLRDSYTSVLHSPDTLYANVSAQRHPDGPGRRPREVFLSTLPLTSLASLIYTVCWPLAVGGTGVYQDVWDPGRCLDLMAAAGVDQVYAEPAYFAELLTAQRRRPRELERLRLVLSGGRTSTPEPLAAELREVFGVPVLSAWGAPELGMGALSEPGGGADAAVPLQGLELELEPEAGSGDGAGAGAGAGSLRVRGPSVALGTWPHGAAAPVSTWEDGDGWLDTGDLAAADPQGGLRVLARAGTRTGAIFMVPVAEVEEALLAHPRVREAAVVAYTDPEHGEMPCAVVVPGAQELPPRPAELREHLTALGIAEAFLPARLEIVGALPRDEHGRVRHAALRTWLGRLRPGGARPTPE; from the coding sequence ATGGGCCTGACCTTCGGCACGGTGGAGCGCCGCGTCCTGGAACTGACGGCGCCCGCCGGGGTCACGGCCCGCTTCCGGGCGGCCGGCTGGTGGCGGTCGGAGACCTTCCTGGACGACCTCTACCGCACGGCGGCCGCCGCGCCCGAGCGGCCGGCGATCGTCTCGGAGCGCGCGCTGCGGCCGGCCGGCCGGCGCCGGGTCACTCTCACGTATGCCCAACTCGCCCTGTACGTCGATCGGTTCGCGGGCGCGCTGACCTCGCTCGGGGTGGCGCCGGGCGACCCGGTCGCGTACCAGCTGCCGAACTGGTGGGAGACGGCCGCACTCACCCTGGCCTGTCTGCGGGCCGGGGCGGTGGCGGTGCCCGTGCTGCCGACCGTACGGGCCCACGGGCTGCACCGGATCCTCGACGGTACGCGGGCCCGGGTGTGCGTGGTGCCGGACGCGTGGGAGGGCTTCGCGCACGCCGAGGCGCTCGCGGAACTCGCGCCGCGGCTGCCGTGGTTGCGCCACCGGGTGGTCCTGGGGGGCGGCGGCTCGGTGGGGGCCGGGGCGGTGGGGGCGGCCGGGGTCGCGGGGGCGGCGGCCGGGGCGATCGACTTCGAGGAGTACTTCGCGCGTACCGCGCACGAGCGGACCGCGGCGGGTCGGCGCAGCAGGCCGCTGCCGGGGCAGGCGGACCGGCCCGCGCTGCTGATCAGCGTCATGGGGCTGCGGGACTCGTACACCTCGGTGCTGCACTCCCCCGACACGCTGTACGCCAACGTGTCGGCCCAGCGCCATCCGGACGGCCCGGGCCGGCGGCCCCGCGAGGTGTTCCTGAGCACGCTGCCGCTGACCTCGCTCGCCTCGCTGATCTACACCGTGTGCTGGCCGCTCGCGGTCGGCGGGACGGGCGTCTACCAGGACGTGTGGGACCCGGGCCGCTGCCTGGATCTGATGGCAGCGGCCGGGGTCGACCAGGTCTACGCGGAGCCGGCGTACTTCGCCGAGCTGCTCACCGCGCAGCGGCGGCGGCCGCGGGAGCTGGAGCGGCTGCGGCTGGTCCTGTCGGGGGGCCGCACCAGCACGCCGGAACCGCTCGCGGCGGAGCTGCGGGAGGTGTTCGGGGTGCCGGTGCTGTCCGCTTGGGGGGCGCCGGAGCTGGGCATGGGCGCGCTGTCGGAGCCGGGGGGCGGTGCGGACGCCGCCGTGCCCCTGCAGGGGCTGGAGCTGGAACTGGAGCCGGAGGCGGGCTCCGGAGACGGCGCGGGCGCGGGCGCGGGCGCGGGGTCGCTCAGGGTGCGGGGGCCGTCCGTGGCCCTGGGCACCTGGCCGCACGGCGCTGCGGCGCCGGTGTCCACCTGGGAGGACGGGGACGGCTGGCTGGACACCGGCGACCTGGCCGCGGCCGATCCGCAGGGCGGGCTCCGGGTGCTGGCCCGGGCGGGGACGCGGACCGGCGCGATCTTCATGGTGCCGGTCGCCGAGGTGGAGGAGGCCCTGCTGGCCCATCCCCGGGTGCGGGAGGCCGCGGTGGTCGCCTACACCGATCCGGAGCACGGTGAGATGCCGTGCGCGGTGGTGGTGCCGGGTGCGCAGGAGCTTCCGCCGCGGCCGGCCGAGCTGCGCGAGCACCTGACGGCGCTGGGCATCGCGGAGGCGTTCCTGCCGGCGCGGCTGGAGATCGTCGGGGCCCTGCCGCGCGACGAACACGGCAGGGTCCGGCACGCGGCCCTGCGTACGTGGCTCGGCCGCCTGCGGCCGGGTGGGGCGCGGCCGACGCCGGAGTAG
- a CDS encoding polyprenyl synthetase family protein, whose protein sequence is MTTTPTHDQPWRTATPGQLRDAMLDRVEERLARLLAEEHRSRRTSDPRSAVLVAGVAELVQAGAERAHPVICLTGYLAAGGDPDGDEAVAASAALELLDTCLMIRDDVRENATLRRGIPTLHISHAAEHERNGWRGESRRFGEGTAVLAGDLALAYGDRLAVRLPPAAWQLWDDLRTERAIGAHAEAAAATEYLDDAWPGQCLDGCGTGCGAGWYGLRHALLIGAALAGREDLRECYEEYARALHGAWRIRGFLRGGPGFDGDAQFLRDIFFDTRARDTAEQTIADLLAHADEAVAAAPLAPHWRKELNAFARRVAGSEH, encoded by the coding sequence ATGACCACCACACCCACGCACGACCAGCCGTGGCGGACGGCGACGCCCGGACAGCTGCGCGACGCGATGCTCGACCGGGTCGAGGAGCGTCTCGCGCGGCTGCTCGCCGAGGAGCACCGCAGCCGCCGCACCTCCGATCCGCGCAGCGCCGTACTGGTGGCGGGCGTGGCCGAACTCGTCCAGGCCGGCGCCGAGCGCGCCCACCCGGTCATCTGCCTCACCGGCTACCTCGCGGCGGGCGGCGACCCGGACGGCGACGAGGCCGTGGCCGCGTCCGCCGCGCTCGAACTCCTCGACACCTGTCTGATGATCCGCGACGACGTACGGGAGAACGCGACGCTCCGTCGCGGCATCCCCACCCTGCACATCAGCCACGCCGCCGAACACGAACGCAACGGCTGGCGCGGCGAGTCCCGCCGCTTCGGTGAGGGCACCGCGGTCCTCGCGGGCGACCTCGCCCTCGCGTACGGTGACCGCCTGGCGGTTCGACTCCCCCCGGCCGCCTGGCAGTTGTGGGACGACCTGCGCACCGAACGGGCCATCGGCGCACACGCGGAGGCCGCGGCGGCGACCGAGTACCTCGACGACGCCTGGCCGGGCCAGTGCCTCGACGGCTGCGGAACCGGCTGCGGCGCGGGCTGGTACGGGCTGCGCCACGCCCTGCTGATCGGCGCGGCGCTCGCGGGCCGGGAGGACCTGCGCGAGTGCTACGAGGAGTACGCGCGGGCCCTGCACGGCGCCTGGCGGATCCGCGGCTTCCTGCGCGGAGGCCCGGGCTTCGACGGCGACGCCCAGTTCCTGCGCGACATCTTCTTCGACACCCGCGCCCGCGACACCGCGGAACAAACCATCGCCGACCTCCTGGCCCACGCGGACGAGGCGGTGGCCGCGGCTCCCCTCGCCCCCCACTGGCGCAAGGAACTCAACGCCTTCGCCCGCCGAGTAGCGGGCAGCGAACACTGA
- a CDS encoding helix-turn-helix transcriptional regulator, which produces MKNSRVSLKHCSISPVSDSRSPFRTHGTGTLGDLMVLFRRAEELSLLNALIDGCTEGNSGLLLIEGAVGCGKSEFLETVAVNAEYRGGIVLRAMGTAGERDHQLGVLRQLIADAPAGTLPAPPSPEEAGRIETMRLFAAAVRELSTTAPVVICVDDLHHVDELSSRYLLHLTRGTRQAKVLLVLAESVHERGDDPLLRTELLRLPHFVRLRLERFTPEAIRAMLPDRTDSETDRLHRASGGNPLLLRALLQDPGSRPGEAYTQAVLACLHRCGSATTELAEAIAVLDSLASTPHVARLTGATETAAARALTALDAAGLLAAEPGAPPGAEEPGAAEPGQGLRHPAARAAVLDRMDPAARRALHREAALLARAAGAPDTAVAAQLLAAGHTGEEWALPVLRSAADQHVADGALAEATALLRLAHEACPDDARRAEVSVRLSVVAGRTDPAAAERHLAEPLAALAAGRLQPRVLGPLARALAAQGRIDESTEVLERLAAGEGRHPGEGRHAGEGRHLGEARHGGEGGLAGEARAAGDVRHSGDVRHPGEGRHPADGRHSAAERERRHAGDVPGDEPLDGLSAFPQWAASGRRGAPAEPGTHPAGRGARGAVHPAALWALPVEAEEGAAVQAADLFLRGATLAEGTVEPVVQALRTLLHLDGAGRALPWCEAFAEQAARRGATGWQTVFAGLLAEARLRLGDLTGAAATAAAVLGAAPARGGGIQLSAVAGTLVRAYTAMGRPEEAAAVLSRPVPAQLTGSIHGLAYLRARGHYALATSRFHAALGDFLDIGRHMKRWGLDRPRVLPWRTDAAEALLRLGETHQADRFLADQLTTRDAADPWVRGMSLRLRASLREPKERQALLTKAVDDLHRSGDQYELARAMGDFGQVLRDLGEPARAAMVNRRAWHVAKECGAEALCVKILPGHTGDGPRTPEASDAPHADLVASLSESEKRVALLAVHGHTNREIAQKLYITVSTVEQHLTRVYRKLEIPGRQALPVDFHLGVAEFV; this is translated from the coding sequence ATGAAGAATTCTCGAGTCTCGCTCAAGCACTGCTCGATCAGCCCTGTATCCGACTCGCGTTCCCCTTTTCGGACGCACGGAACGGGGACACTGGGGGATCTTATGGTGTTGTTCCGCCGCGCCGAGGAACTGTCTCTTTTGAATGCGCTGATCGACGGCTGCACAGAAGGAAATTCCGGATTACTTCTCATCGAAGGCGCGGTCGGTTGCGGGAAGAGTGAATTCCTCGAAACCGTGGCCGTGAACGCCGAATACCGCGGCGGCATCGTACTGCGTGCCATGGGAACCGCCGGCGAACGGGACCATCAGCTGGGCGTGCTGCGCCAGCTGATCGCAGACGCCCCGGCCGGAACGCTCCCCGCGCCGCCGTCCCCGGAGGAGGCGGGACGGATCGAGACCATGCGGCTGTTCGCCGCGGCCGTCCGCGAACTCAGCACCACCGCACCGGTGGTGATCTGCGTGGACGACCTCCACCACGTGGACGAGCTCTCCAGCCGCTACCTGCTGCACCTCACACGCGGCACCCGGCAGGCCAAGGTCCTCCTGGTGCTCGCCGAATCCGTGCACGAACGCGGCGACGACCCGCTGCTGCGCACCGAACTGCTCCGGCTGCCCCACTTCGTACGCCTGCGCCTGGAACGGTTCACGCCCGAGGCGATCCGCGCGATGCTGCCCGACCGCACCGACAGCGAGACCGACCGGCTGCACCGCGCCAGCGGCGGAAACCCGCTCCTGCTGCGCGCCCTGCTCCAGGACCCCGGGAGCCGGCCCGGCGAGGCCTACACCCAGGCCGTACTCGCCTGCCTGCACCGCTGCGGATCCGCCACCACCGAACTGGCCGAGGCCATCGCCGTACTCGACTCCCTGGCGAGCACCCCCCACGTCGCCCGGCTCACGGGCGCCACCGAAACCGCCGCCGCCCGGGCCCTCACCGCCCTCGACGCGGCGGGCCTGCTCGCGGCGGAACCCGGGGCGCCACCCGGGGCCGAGGAGCCGGGGGCCGCGGAGCCCGGGCAGGGGCTCCGCCACCCGGCCGCACGTGCCGCCGTACTCGACCGGATGGACCCGGCGGCCCGTCGGGCCCTGCACCGGGAAGCCGCCCTGCTGGCCCGCGCCGCGGGCGCTCCCGACACCGCCGTCGCGGCCCAACTCCTCGCCGCGGGACACACCGGTGAGGAATGGGCCCTGCCCGTCCTGCGCTCCGCGGCCGACCAGCACGTGGCCGACGGAGCCCTCGCCGAGGCCACCGCCCTGCTGCGGCTCGCGCACGAGGCGTGTCCGGACGACGCGCGGCGCGCCGAGGTGAGCGTCAGGCTCAGCGTCGTCGCGGGACGCACCGACCCGGCCGCGGCCGAACGCCACCTCGCGGAACCCCTGGCCGCTCTGGCCGCAGGCCGGCTGCAGCCGCGCGTCCTGGGCCCGCTGGCCCGCGCCCTGGCGGCGCAGGGCCGCATCGACGAGTCGACGGAGGTGCTGGAACGGCTCGCCGCCGGCGAGGGCCGCCACCCGGGCGAGGGTCGGCACGCGGGCGAGGGCCGGCACCTCGGCGAGGCCCGCCACGGCGGTGAAGGCGGCCTCGCAGGTGAAGCCCGCGCAGCCGGTGACGTCCGGCACTCCGGAGACGTCCGCCACCCCGGTGAAGGCCGCCACCCGGCTGATGGCCGCCATTCCGCCGCCGAGCGGGAACGCAGGCACGCCGGTGATGTCCCCGGCGACGAACCGCTAGACGGCCTCTCGGCGTTCCCCCAGTGGGCGGCCTCCGGCCGACGCGGCGCCCCCGCCGAGCCCGGAACGCACCCCGCGGGACGCGGCGCCCGGGGAGCGGTCCACCCCGCCGCCCTGTGGGCCCTCCCGGTGGAGGCCGAGGAAGGCGCGGCCGTGCAGGCCGCCGATCTCTTCCTGCGCGGCGCGACCCTGGCCGAGGGCACCGTGGAGCCGGTCGTACAGGCCCTGCGCACCCTGCTCCACCTGGACGGAGCCGGCCGGGCGCTGCCCTGGTGCGAGGCGTTCGCCGAACAGGCGGCGCGGCGCGGCGCCACCGGCTGGCAGACCGTCTTCGCCGGACTGCTTGCCGAGGCCAGGCTGCGGCTCGGCGACCTCACCGGCGCCGCCGCGACCGCCGCAGCCGTCCTGGGGGCCGCGCCCGCGCGCGGCGGCGGCATCCAGCTGAGCGCCGTCGCGGGCACCCTGGTGCGGGCCTACACCGCCATGGGCCGCCCCGAGGAGGCCGCGGCCGTACTGAGCCGCCCCGTCCCGGCCCAACTGACCGGCAGCATCCACGGATTGGCGTACCTCCGGGCCCGCGGCCACTACGCGCTGGCCACGAGCCGCTTCCACGCGGCCCTCGGCGACTTCCTCGACATCGGCCGCCACATGAAGCGCTGGGGCCTGGACCGCCCGCGGGTCCTGCCCTGGCGGACCGACGCGGCGGAGGCCCTGCTGCGGCTCGGCGAAACCCACCAGGCCGACCGGTTCCTGGCCGACCAGCTCACCACCCGGGACGCCGCCGACCCCTGGGTGCGGGGCATGTCCCTGCGCCTACGGGCATCCCTGCGCGAGCCGAAGGAACGCCAGGCACTGCTCACCAAGGCCGTCGACGACCTGCACCGCTCCGGAGACCAGTACGAACTGGCCCGCGCGATGGGCGACTTCGGCCAGGTGCTGCGGGATCTGGGCGAACCGGCCCGCGCGGCGATGGTCAACCGCAGGGCCTGGCACGTGGCCAAGGAGTGCGGCGCGGAGGCCCTGTGCGTGAAGATCCTCCCCGGCCACACCGGAGACGGCCCGCGGACTCCGGAGGCGTCCGACGCCCCGCACGCCGACCTGGTGGCGAGCCTCAGCGAATCGGAGAAGCGCGTCGCACTGCTCGCGGTCCACGGCCACACCAACCGGGAGATCGCGCAGAAGCTGTACATCACGGTGAGCACGGTGGAACAACACCTCACCCGCGTCTACCGCAAACTGGAGATCCCCGGCCGCCAGGCCCTCCCGGTGGACTTCCACCTGGGCGTGGCGGAGTTCGTCTGA
- a CDS encoding metallophosphoesterase family protein, with amino-acid sequence MGISDLHVAFPENRRIVEELYPDSPADWLIVAGDVGESPDDLRWVLDRLTRRYATVVWAPGNHDLWTLRDDPLPLRGDARYRRLVEICRSYGVHTPEDPYPVWSGPGGPLIVAPLFLLYDYSFRTPTAATREQALEQAYEAGVVCTDEFMLHPDPYPSREAWCRARVAATEQRLAACDPELRTVLVNHFPLVRTPTRILRHPEFAQWCGTELTADWHLRFKAAAVVYGHLHIPRTTWYDGVRFEEVSVGYPRERRDPGRPQGVPRRIFPAPGD; translated from the coding sequence ATGGGCATCAGCGATCTCCACGTCGCATTCCCGGAGAACCGCCGGATCGTCGAGGAGCTGTATCCCGACAGCCCCGCCGACTGGCTCATCGTGGCCGGCGACGTGGGCGAGTCACCCGACGATCTGCGATGGGTGCTCGACCGGCTCACCCGGCGCTATGCCACCGTGGTCTGGGCGCCCGGGAATCATGATCTTTGGACCCTTCGAGACGATCCGCTGCCCCTGCGTGGAGATGCCCGCTACCGGCGGCTGGTCGAAATCTGCCGATCGTACGGCGTACACACGCCCGAGGATCCGTACCCCGTCTGGTCGGGCCCGGGCGGACCGCTCATCGTGGCCCCCCTCTTCCTGCTGTACGACTACAGCTTCCGCACCCCCACCGCCGCCACCAGGGAACAGGCGCTGGAGCAGGCCTACGAGGCTGGAGTGGTGTGCACCGACGAGTTCATGCTGCACCCCGACCCCTACCCCTCCCGCGAGGCCTGGTGCCGGGCCCGCGTGGCCGCAACCGAACAACGGCTGGCCGCCTGCGACCCCGAGCTGCGCACCGTACTGGTCAACCACTTCCCGCTGGTCCGCACCCCCACCCGGATCCTGCGGCACCCCGAGTTCGCCCAGTGGTGCGGCACCGAGCTCACCGCCGACTGGCACCTCCGGTTCAAGGCCGCCGCCGTCGTCTACGGTCACCTGCACATCCCGCGCACCACCTGGTACGACGGCGTGCGCTTCGAGGAGGTCTCCGTCGGCTACCCCCGCGAGCGCCGGGACCCCGGCCGTCCGCAGGGCGTCCCGCGCCGGATCTTCCCCGCCCCCGGGGATTGA
- a CDS encoding 4'-phosphopantetheinyl transferase family protein — translation MLTKLLPSNVATAEATTDPDPDELRLFPEEEALIRNAVPKRRLEFGTVRMCARRAMGTLGVEPSAVMPGRRGVPQWAPSVVGSMTHCAGFRGVALARAEEFASVGIDAEPNAPLPEGVLESIALPQELRRTRELERAAPEIAWDRLLFSIKEAVYKTWFPLTGQELDFTDALVSVDAGQETFRARLLPAPETLSPAGPTSFSGRWSAERGVLLSAIAVPARRPVAAGAPAHGSAPRICRAGSARQEGKA, via the coding sequence GTGCTCACGAAGCTCCTGCCTTCGAACGTCGCCACCGCCGAGGCCACCACCGACCCGGACCCCGACGAGCTGCGCCTCTTCCCCGAGGAGGAGGCGTTGATCCGCAACGCCGTCCCGAAGCGGCGGCTGGAGTTCGGCACGGTGCGGATGTGCGCCCGCCGGGCGATGGGGACGCTGGGGGTGGAGCCCTCGGCGGTGATGCCGGGCCGGCGCGGCGTCCCGCAGTGGGCGCCCTCGGTCGTGGGGTCCATGACGCACTGCGCGGGCTTCCGCGGGGTGGCGCTCGCCCGTGCGGAGGAGTTCGCCTCGGTGGGCATCGACGCGGAGCCGAACGCCCCGCTCCCGGAGGGGGTGCTGGAGTCGATCGCGCTGCCGCAGGAGCTGCGGCGGACGCGGGAACTGGAACGGGCGGCGCCGGAAATCGCGTGGGACCGGCTGCTGTTCAGCATCAAGGAGGCGGTCTACAAGACCTGGTTCCCGCTCACGGGCCAGGAGCTGGACTTCACCGACGCCCTGGTGAGCGTGGACGCGGGACAGGAAACCTTCCGCGCCCGGCTGCTCCCGGCGCCCGAGACCCTCTCCCCGGCCGGGCCGACCTCGTTCAGCGGTCGCTGGTCGGCGGAGCGGGGCGTGCTGTTGAGCGCCATCGCGGTGCCGGCCCGCAGGCCGGTCGCGGCGGGTGCCCCGGCACACGGCAGCGCTCCCCGCATCTGCCGTGCGGGGAGCGCTCGCCAAGAAGGGAAGGCCTGA
- a CDS encoding LuxR C-terminal-related transcriptional regulator produces the protein MFQGEYADSGFAELDDVSAAAYGLAVEYGLFEREKIAAQLSLAPAEITRVEQVLTGVRLLQSMPGNPNKLTPVTPDVAAASLVGPAERQIRDLQQAVTDVRAKLISLTPLYFEGRRLRNRLEAFDVISDPSRIQALLDHLGQNCKSELVTVQPGGARPADILADARESALSILGRGVRIRTIYQHTARNDLPTRSYVRDVTLQGAEIRTADEVIDRLIIYDREVAFLPERSACAGATPGAAIVREPTLVAFLCAVFEYLWDGASPYVVESQRSPASSDELKWSIIRLMTKGYKDEMVARRLGMSVRTCRRHIAEITEELEATSRFQAGYNAARQEMLSGEVPTHSLP, from the coding sequence GTGTTCCAAGGGGAGTACGCGGATTCGGGGTTCGCCGAGCTGGACGATGTCAGCGCCGCGGCCTACGGTCTCGCCGTCGAGTACGGCCTCTTCGAGCGGGAGAAGATCGCCGCGCAGCTGTCCCTGGCACCCGCCGAGATCACACGGGTCGAGCAAGTGCTCACCGGGGTCCGCCTGCTGCAGTCCATGCCGGGCAACCCGAACAAACTCACCCCCGTCACGCCCGATGTGGCCGCCGCTTCCCTGGTCGGCCCCGCCGAGCGGCAGATCCGCGACCTCCAGCAGGCGGTCACCGATGTCCGCGCGAAGCTGATATCCCTCACACCCCTCTACTTCGAGGGCCGCCGGCTGCGCAACCGCCTCGAGGCCTTCGACGTCATCAGCGACCCTTCCCGGATCCAGGCGCTGCTCGACCACTTGGGCCAGAACTGCAAGAGCGAGCTGGTCACCGTCCAGCCCGGTGGCGCACGCCCGGCCGACATCCTCGCGGACGCCCGGGAGAGCGCCCTGTCCATCCTCGGCCGCGGGGTCCGGATCCGGACCATCTACCAGCACACCGCGCGCAACGACCTGCCCACCCGCTCGTACGTCCGCGACGTCACTCTTCAGGGCGCGGAGATCCGTACCGCCGACGAGGTCATCGACCGGCTGATCATCTACGACCGGGAGGTGGCCTTCCTGCCGGAACGCTCCGCCTGCGCGGGCGCCACGCCCGGGGCCGCCATCGTCCGCGAACCCACGCTCGTGGCGTTCCTGTGCGCCGTCTTCGAGTACCTGTGGGACGGCGCGTCCCCGTACGTCGTGGAGTCCCAGCGGTCCCCCGCTTCCTCCGACGAGCTGAAGTGGTCGATCATCCGGCTGATGACCAAGGGCTACAAGGACGAGATGGTCGCCCGCCGGCTCGGCATGTCGGTGCGGACCTGCCGCCGTCACATCGCCGAGATCACCGAGGAGTTGGAGGCGACGAGCCGCTTCCAGGCGGGCTACAACGCGGCGCGCCAGGAGATGCTCTCCGGAGAGGTGCCGACGCACTCCCTGCCCTGA
- a CDS encoding 4'-phosphopantetheinyl transferase family protein, with translation MTAPGSPTLGPPLGEPVAVVPGGDSWDRVRDDLATHGTALVYAWLKDLEPGVPSGDELRELLGRDWTRYLDLTHADVRGRYIASRMLLKHAAGAVLASEPADLELAYGPTGRPYLRGCDQIDISLSHTEDLLLVGLTTCGLIGVDAERADRDMYGGGLVRHICTPYEAILLSGMPEAERNGALVRLWTLKEAYSKAIGQGMQFRFTEFGFGPDGRPVRVQRPDGTAGTGEEWIFRTFPLAGGYVVSAAVYDAGFGRLQDAHVTTMLDQDCVDAITEALGQEAGR, from the coding sequence ATGACCGCCCCGGGCAGCCCCACGCTCGGCCCACCGCTCGGTGAGCCCGTCGCCGTGGTCCCGGGAGGCGACTCGTGGGACAGGGTCAGGGACGACCTCGCCACCCACGGGACCGCACTGGTCTACGCGTGGCTGAAGGACCTGGAGCCCGGCGTGCCCTCCGGCGACGAGCTGCGCGAGCTGCTCGGCCGGGACTGGACGCGCTACCTCGACCTCACCCACGCCGACGTGCGCGGCCGCTACATCGCCTCCCGGATGCTCCTCAAGCACGCCGCGGGCGCGGTCCTCGCCAGCGAACCCGCCGACCTGGAACTGGCGTACGGGCCGACCGGCCGCCCGTACCTGCGCGGCTGCGACCAGATCGACATCAGCCTCAGCCACACCGAGGACCTGCTGCTCGTCGGGCTGACCACCTGCGGGCTCATCGGCGTGGACGCCGAGCGCGCCGACCGCGACATGTACGGCGGCGGACTCGTCCGGCACATCTGCACCCCGTACGAGGCGATCCTGCTGAGCGGGATGCCGGAGGCGGAACGCAACGGCGCGCTCGTCCGGCTGTGGACCCTCAAGGAGGCCTACAGCAAGGCGATCGGCCAGGGCATGCAGTTCCGCTTCACCGAGTTCGGCTTCGGCCCGGACGGCCGGCCCGTGCGCGTACAGCGGCCGGACGGCACGGCGGGCACCGGTGAGGAGTGGATCTTCCGCACCTTCCCGCTGGCCGGCGGCTACGTCGTCAGTGCCGCGGTGTACGACGCGGGCTTCGGCAGACTGCAGGACGCCCACGTCACGACCATGCTCGACCAGGACTGCGTGGACGCGATCACGGAGGCCCTCGGCCAGGAGGCCGGCCGGTGA
- a CDS encoding phosphopantetheine-binding protein yields the protein MSPDSPDSLDSLDAFLRTVRDDLGLDVDIPAGADTALVDTPGWDSLNLLRLVALLEESGHRVPVHRLLEAHSLRDIHILVKEHR from the coding sequence ATGAGCCCCGACAGCCCCGACAGCCTGGACAGTCTCGACGCGTTCCTGCGGACCGTCCGCGACGACCTCGGCCTGGACGTCGACATCCCCGCCGGCGCGGACACCGCGCTGGTGGACACGCCCGGCTGGGACTCGCTGAACCTGCTCCGGCTGGTGGCCCTCCTTGAGGAGTCCGGCCACCGGGTACCGGTGCACCGTCTGCTGGAGGCACACAGCCTCCGGGACATCCACATACTCGTGAAGGAGCACCGATGA